Proteins from one Ipomoea triloba cultivar NCNSP0323 chromosome 1, ASM357664v1 genomic window:
- the LOC116026615 gene encoding phospholipase A1-IIgamma-like isoform X1, whose protein sequence is MAGIDPARWRVLSGSDNWKGLLDPLDNDLRRYLIHYAAMICPSFETLIREPASKNIGLPRYARRNLLANTGLVKGNPFKYEVTKYFYAVSGYPVGATGYNVRPPPEQRNAVLKESNWNGYVAVATDEGKVALGRRDILIVWRGTMRPLEWVTNFTFLFVNAPLIFGQNSDPLVHRGWYEMYTAINQDSVLNQKSARDQIREEVARLVELYKNEEISITVTGHSLGSSMATLNATDLAVNPFRPDIPVTAFFFAGPKVGDEKFKNAFANQANLRGLRITDVNDIVTKIPPFGWPVGGELLPIIPYQDVGEGLIIESKTSDYLKPELSGLGYHDLVLYMHAIDEFNLPQGGIEPRRNRDFDIAKINKYQDALKDEYSIPVAWLAVKDKGMVQQEDGSYILDDHEVDETF, encoded by the exons ATGGCCGGCATAGATCCTGCAAGATGGAGGGTTCTAAGTGGGAGTGATAACTGGAAAGGGCTTCTAGACCCTTTGGATAACGATCTCCGCCGCTATCTCATTCACTACGCAGCCATGATTTGTCCCTCATTTGAAACTCTCATAAGGGAACCAGCTTCCAAAAATATTGGACTCCCCAGATACGCCAGGAGAAACCTCCTCGCCAATACAGGCCTTGTCAAGGGAAACCCCTTCAA ATATGAAGTGACCAAATACTTCTATGCAGTATCTGGATACCCAGTCGGAGCTACAGGGTATAATGTGAGGCCACCCCCAGAGCAACGGAATGCAGTGCTAAAGGAATCAAACTGGAATGGATATGTTGCTGTGGCCACGGATGAAGGAAAAGTTGCTTTGGGACGAAGAGACATTCTGATTGTTTGGAGGGGAACAATGCGACCCTTAGAGTGGGTTACCAATTTCACTTTCCTTTTTGTCAACGCGCCCTTAATATTTGGCCAAAATTCTGATCCCCTGGTGCATAGGGGTTGGTACGAAATGTATACTGCAATCAATCAAGATTCAGTCTTGAATCAAAAGAGTGCCCGAGATCAG ATTCGTGAAGAAGTTGCAAGACTTGTTGAGTTATACAAGAACGAGGAAATTAGCATAACCGTGACAGGACACAGCTTGGGTTCATCCATGGCAACACTAAATGCAACTGACCTGGCTGTCAATCCATTCAGACCGGACATTCCTGTCACTGCTTTCTTTTTTGCAGGTCCCAAAGTAGGGGACGAGAAGTTTAAGAATGCTTTTGCTAACCAAGCAAATCTCAGAGGCTTGCGAATCACGGACGTCAATGACATTGTTACGAAAATTCCGCCATTTGGATGGCCAGTTGGTGGTGAATTATTGCCAATCATACCTTACCAAGATGTGGGGGAGGGTTTAATAATTGAATCTAAAACATCTGACTATTTGAAGCCTGAACTCTCGGGTCTTGGCTATCACGATTTGGTGCTTTATATGCATGCAATTGATGAATTCAACCTGCCTCAAGGAGGGATCGAGCCTCGGAGAAACAGAGACTTTGATATTGCCAAAATTAATAAGTATCAGGATGCTTTGAAAGACGAATATAGTATACCAGTGGCCTGGTTGGCAGTAAAAGATAAAGGAATGGTTCAGCAAGAGGACGGGAGTTATATTCTTGATGATCACGAAGTGGATGAGACGTTTTAA
- the LOC116026615 gene encoding phospholipase A1-IIalpha-like isoform X2: MAGIDPARWRVLSGSDNWKGLLDPLDNDLRRYLIHYAAMICPSFETLIREPASKNIGLPRYARRNLLANTGLVKGNPFKYEVTKYFYAVSGYPVGATGYNVRPPPEQRNAVLKESNWNGYVAVATDEGKVALGRRDILIVWRGTMRPLEGWYEMYTAINQDSVLNQKSARDQIREEVARLVELYKNEEISITVTGHSLGSSMATLNATDLAVNPFRPDIPVTAFFFAGPKVGDEKFKNAFANQANLRGLRITDVNDIVTKIPPFGWPVGGELLPIIPYQDVGEGLIIESKTSDYLKPELSGLGYHDLVLYMHAIDEFNLPQGGIEPRRNRDFDIAKINKYQDALKDEYSIPVAWLAVKDKGMVQQEDGSYILDDHEVDETF, translated from the exons ATGGCCGGCATAGATCCTGCAAGATGGAGGGTTCTAAGTGGGAGTGATAACTGGAAAGGGCTTCTAGACCCTTTGGATAACGATCTCCGCCGCTATCTCATTCACTACGCAGCCATGATTTGTCCCTCATTTGAAACTCTCATAAGGGAACCAGCTTCCAAAAATATTGGACTCCCCAGATACGCCAGGAGAAACCTCCTCGCCAATACAGGCCTTGTCAAGGGAAACCCCTTCAA ATATGAAGTGACCAAATACTTCTATGCAGTATCTGGATACCCAGTCGGAGCTACAGGGTATAATGTGAGGCCACCCCCAGAGCAACGGAATGCAGTGCTAAAGGAATCAAACTGGAATGGATATGTTGCTGTGGCCACGGATGAAGGAAAAGTTGCTTTGGGACGAAGAGACATTCTGATTGTTTGGAGGGGAACAATGCGACCCTTAGA GGGTTGGTACGAAATGTATACTGCAATCAATCAAGATTCAGTCTTGAATCAAAAGAGTGCCCGAGATCAG ATTCGTGAAGAAGTTGCAAGACTTGTTGAGTTATACAAGAACGAGGAAATTAGCATAACCGTGACAGGACACAGCTTGGGTTCATCCATGGCAACACTAAATGCAACTGACCTGGCTGTCAATCCATTCAGACCGGACATTCCTGTCACTGCTTTCTTTTTTGCAGGTCCCAAAGTAGGGGACGAGAAGTTTAAGAATGCTTTTGCTAACCAAGCAAATCTCAGAGGCTTGCGAATCACGGACGTCAATGACATTGTTACGAAAATTCCGCCATTTGGATGGCCAGTTGGTGGTGAATTATTGCCAATCATACCTTACCAAGATGTGGGGGAGGGTTTAATAATTGAATCTAAAACATCTGACTATTTGAAGCCTGAACTCTCGGGTCTTGGCTATCACGATTTGGTGCTTTATATGCATGCAATTGATGAATTCAACCTGCCTCAAGGAGGGATCGAGCCTCGGAGAAACAGAGACTTTGATATTGCCAAAATTAATAAGTATCAGGATGCTTTGAAAGACGAATATAGTATACCAGTGGCCTGGTTGGCAGTAAAAGATAAAGGAATGGTTCAGCAAGAGGACGGGAGTTATATTCTTGATGATCACGAAGTGGATGAGACGTTTTAA